A single genomic interval of Helianthus annuus cultivar XRQ/B chromosome 13, HanXRQr2.0-SUNRISE, whole genome shotgun sequence harbors:
- the LOC110899283 gene encoding DNA repair protein RAD50, producing the protein MAISNLHIILHSFLFALILTQITAHVTGDGVSPGSGESESFPTEFDKLSAKIQSLESLVDKKSEESRTKDEIITEKEKEVVEKEKTIKEKSDSMDSLQNEVASLKVKGSTDTDEAVEKAHTRSQELEKQVEKLELDLELKAGLMQDLETRSKELEKNLLEMNPKLQNLQQTIEEQKTKLQKTERALKYAEEELTKTKNEATQKIGELTEVHSAWLPVWLVAYLSSTKSYVVARWNEHAKPVFDTFTKKAETLAEPHVDTAKSKWIPAAKEQWVIVKTNVETRVQLLTKKTKEVYARSTEALTPHVTKVKEIVNPHFQVAKKFCEPYIDQVAVATKPHLDKARDTVKPYTNKVVQVYSKFLESASKYHQQVQGTVGESLKKHVITRTLATKEFVWFIASAVLALPIFILFKALSAIFIGTAKKSTKTSKPSHTRRKAKRAH; encoded by the exons ATGGCGATCTCAAACCTCCATATCATCCTACATTCATTCCTTTTCGCCCTCATTCTCACTCAAATTACAGCTCATGTCACCGGTGATGGAGTATCACCTGGATCGGGTGAATCCGAATCGTTTCCGACAGAATTCGATAAGCTCAGTGCAAAGATCCAATCACTAG AATCACTTGTTGATAAGAAGAGTGAAGAATCAAGAACCAAAGATGAGATCATTACtgaaaaagagaaggaagttgTAGAGAAAGAGAAAACGATTAAAGAGAAATCAGATAGCATGGATTCGTTGCAAAATGAGGTAGCTTCTCTTAAG GTTAAAGGGTCAACAGATACTGATGAGGCGGTTGAAAAGGCTCATACAAGGTCCCAGGAGTTAGAGAAGCag GTGGAGAAACTGGAGCTTGATTTGGAGCTAAAGGCCGGTTTAATGCAGGACTTGGAAACTCGATCGAAAGAACTGGAGAAGAACTTGCTTGAAATGAATCCAAAGCTTCAGAAT CTTCAACAGACTATTGAAGAACAGAAGACAAAACTTCAAAAAACCGAGCGCGCTCTTAAATACGCTGAG GAGGAACTTACGAAGACTAAGAATGAAGCCACACAGAAAATTGGAGAATTAACAGAG GTTCATTCTGCATGGCTACCAGTTTGGCTTGTAGCTTATTTGTCGTCGACTAAG TCTTATGTGGTGGCTCGTTGGAACGAGCATGCAAAACCTGTTTTTGATACGTTCACAAAGAAG GCTGAAACGTTGGCTGAACCTCATGTTGACACAGCCAAAAGC AAATGGATCCCTGCTGCAAAGGAACAATGGGTGATTGTGAAAACTAACGTTGAGACACGTGTGCAACTACTGACCAAAAAGACCAAAGAGGTCTATGCTCGATCAACGGAGGCTCTAACTCCTCATGTGACTAAAGTAAAAGAAATTGTAAACCCTCATTTTCAG GTTGCAAAGAAGTTTTGTGAGCCATACATTGATCAGGTTGCTGTTGCAACAAAACCTCACCTTGATAAAGCACGTGACACTGTGAAGCCTTATACTAATAAGGTAGTTCAAGTGTATAGCAAGTTTCTAGAATCTGCATCTAAATACCATCAACAG GTTCAAGGAACCGTTGGAGAATCACTGAAAAAGCATGTAATTACAAGAACTCTTGCAACCAAGGAGTTTGTATGGTTTATA GCCTCTGCGGTGTTGGCACTACCTATCTTCATTTTGTTCAAAGCTTTATCAGCCATCTTTAT TGGGACCGCTAAGAAGTCCACTAAAACTAGCAAGCCAAGCCATACACGTCGTAAGGCTAAACGAGCACATTGA